A portion of the Desulfobaccales bacterium genome contains these proteins:
- a CDS encoding branched-chain amino acid ABC transporter permease, with protein METLADLLQYLISGVTNGAIYALIALGFGIIYNTTTIINFAQGEMVMLGALCAISIYQVTPSLPLAFGGAVILVTCVGLVFERLALRPVKDPSPITLIIITVGGAVLIKGVAMLLWGKDAYTLPPFSGNAPIHLGPATILPQNLWVLGITAVMVAALEAFFRLTLVGKAMRACAYNTRAARLVGIAAGRMVQLSFGLSAALGAGAGILIAPLTLGVYDMGAMLGLKGFSAAIIGGLGSLAGGVLGGLVLGVAEALATGFISSGYRDAVAFLLLLLVLFLRPQGLVGGRK; from the coding sequence ATGGAGACCCTTGCCGATCTGCTGCAATATCTCATCTCCGGGGTGACCAACGGCGCGATTTACGCCCTCATCGCCTTGGGCTTCGGCATCATCTACAATACCACCACCATCATCAACTTCGCCCAGGGCGAGATGGTGATGTTGGGCGCCTTGTGCGCCATCAGCATTTATCAGGTGACCCCTTCCCTGCCCCTGGCCTTCGGCGGCGCGGTTATCCTGGTGACCTGCGTGGGCCTGGTGTTCGAGCGGTTGGCCCTGCGCCCGGTCAAGGACCCCAGCCCCATCACCCTGATCATCATCACAGTGGGCGGCGCCGTCTTGATCAAAGGTGTGGCCATGCTCCTGTGGGGCAAAGATGCCTACACCCTGCCGCCGTTTTCCGGCAATGCCCCCATCCACCTGGGTCCCGCCACCATCCTGCCCCAAAACCTCTGGGTGCTGGGAATTACTGCGGTCATGGTCGCGGCCCTGGAGGCCTTCTTTCGCCTCACTTTGGTGGGCAAAGCCATGCGCGCCTGCGCCTATAACACTCGGGCCGCCCGCCTGGTGGGGATCGCCGCCGGCCGCATGGTCCAACTCTCCTTCGGGCTCAGTGCGGCCCTGGGAGCCGGCGCCGGCATTCTCATCGCCCCCCTTACCCTGGGGGTCTATGACATGGGCGCCATGTTGGGCCTCAAGGGCTTTTCCGCCGCCATTATTGGGGGCCTCGGCAGCCTGGCGGGCGGCGTCCTGGGCGGCCTGGTCCTGGGCGTGGCCGAGGCCCTGGCCACCGGGTTCATCTCCTCCGGCTACCGGGATGCGGTGGCCTTCCTCCTGCTCCTGCTGGTCCTGTTCCTGCGTCCCCAGGGGCTGGTGGGAGGACGAAAATGA
- a CDS encoding ABC transporter ATP-binding protein gives MLKIRNLSAYYGSVRALSGVTCHIREGEIVTLIGANGAGKTTLLNAVCGLVRRDGDLEFSGHSLKGMAPEEIVGLGISQVPEGRQLFAPMTVAENLELGAYRRYRKESKAAIQADLERIYQLFPRLKDRLTQKAGTMSGGEQQMLAIGRALMARPRLLLLDEPSLGLAPIVVEDILARLSQLRAEGMTILLVEQNARVALKVADRAYVLETGRIILSGTAADLLQDRQVTRAYLGRDYKDFTEGR, from the coding sequence ATGCTAAAAATACGTAACCTCTCCGCCTACTACGGCTCTGTCAGAGCACTCAGCGGCGTGACCTGCCACATCCGGGAAGGCGAGATCGTCACCCTGATTGGGGCCAACGGCGCGGGCAAGACCACCTTGCTCAACGCCGTCTGCGGACTGGTGCGCCGAGACGGTGACCTGGAGTTTTCCGGGCATTCGTTAAAGGGTATGGCGCCCGAAGAGATCGTGGGATTGGGCATCTCCCAGGTGCCGGAAGGCCGGCAGCTTTTCGCGCCAATGACTGTGGCGGAAAATCTGGAACTGGGGGCCTATCGCCGCTACCGCAAAGAGTCCAAGGCCGCTATCCAGGCAGACCTGGAAAGAATCTATCAGCTCTTTCCCCGCTTAAAGGATCGCTTGACGCAGAAGGCCGGGACCATGAGCGGCGGCGAGCAGCAGATGCTGGCCATCGGCCGGGCCCTCATGGCCCGTCCCCGGCTGCTGCTGCTGGATGAGCCCTCTTTAGGCCTGGCCCCCATCGTGGTAGAGGACATCCTGGCCCGGTTGAGCCAGTTGCGCGCTGAGGGCATGACCATTCTCCTGGTGGAGCAGAACGCCCGGGTGGCGCTCAAGGTGGCCGACCGGGCCTATGTCCTGGAAACCGGCCGCATCATCTTAAGCGGTACAGCCGCCGACCTGCTCCAGGACCGCCAGGTGACCCGGGCCTACCTGGGCCGGGACTACAAAGATTTCACCGAAGGGAGGTAA
- a CDS encoding branched-chain amino acid ABC transporter permease, with protein sequence MTLPRFANRWFLFALVVLAIVIFMDDDYYYTLLNFIGIYTLLVVGLNLLLGYAGQISLGHAAFFGLGAYTSGILTATYGVNPWLALMAGLVVSGTSAYLIGIPALKLKGYYLAMATLGFGIIVYIFLNEAHNLTGGPSGLHGIPSLALGGFVLDTPRRLYLLIWIILGVILALSANLMNSRTGRAIRALHDSEAGAESLGVDTFRMKLKIFVWSALYASLAGSLYAHTLNFIAPSSFGFMFSIKLVTMVVLGGMASIWGSLLGAGVLTVLPEMLTVFHDFEAVIFGAILMVVMIFLPRGLVRGILDLYEFRRYKRQGGNLVGNK encoded by the coding sequence ATGACCCTGCCCCGGTTCGCCAACCGCTGGTTTCTCTTTGCCCTGGTGGTCCTGGCTATCGTCATTTTTATGGATGACGATTACTACTACACCCTCCTCAACTTTATCGGCATCTACACCCTGTTGGTGGTGGGGCTCAACCTGCTTTTGGGCTACGCCGGCCAGATCTCCCTGGGGCACGCGGCGTTTTTCGGCCTGGGGGCCTATACTTCCGGCATCCTCACCGCCACCTACGGGGTCAACCCCTGGCTGGCCCTGATGGCGGGCCTGGTGGTCTCTGGCACTTCTGCTTATTTGATCGGCATCCCGGCCTTGAAACTTAAGGGCTATTACCTGGCCATGGCTACTTTGGGCTTTGGCATCATCGTCTACATTTTTCTCAATGAGGCCCACAACCTCACCGGAGGACCTTCGGGCCTGCACGGGATTCCCTCGCTGGCCCTGGGCGGCTTTGTCCTTGACACCCCCCGGCGCCTCTATCTCTTGATCTGGATTATTTTAGGCGTGATCCTCGCCCTCAGCGCCAATCTCATGAACTCCCGCACCGGCCGGGCCATCCGGGCGCTTCATGACAGCGAGGCCGGGGCCGAGTCCCTGGGGGTAGACACCTTTCGCATGAAGCTCAAGATTTTCGTCTGGAGCGCCCTCTACGCTTCCCTGGCCGGCAGCCTCTACGCCCACACCTTGAACTTTATTGCGCCATCTTCCTTCGGCTTTATGTTCTCCATCAAGCTGGTGACCATGGTGGTCTTAGGCGGCATGGCTAGCATCTGGGGCTCGCTTTTGGGGGCCGGAGTGCTCACGGTGCTCCCTGAGATGCTCACGGTCTTCCATGATTTTGAAGCGGTGATTTTCGGGGCGATCCTCATGGTGGTGATGATCTTCCTGCCCCGGGGCCTGGTGCGGGGCATCCTGGACCTGTACGAATTCCGGCGCTACAAGCGGCAAGGAGGGAATCTTGTTGGAAACAAGTGA
- a CDS encoding ABC transporter ATP-binding protein, producing the protein MALQNVSLAFGGLQAVEQVSFDVHKGAIKAVIGPNGAGKTTLFNLVTGFLAPQQGRIVYQGKEIQGLPAHRIARQGIARTFQLVQLFNHLTVLENVMVGRHRLSRSGLLAGALQFPWTRTEERLIRSKAMEALEFVGLSDRAQQPAAILPLGLKRMLEIARALAAAPDLLLLDEPASGLDAVETERLKDLILNLRDQGITILLVEHDMGLTMEVADEIAVLNYGKLIANGPPRVIQKNPEVIAAYLGTDWQG; encoded by the coding sequence TTGGCACTGCAAAACGTCAGCCTGGCCTTCGGCGGCCTTCAGGCCGTGGAGCAGGTAAGCTTTGACGTGCACAAAGGCGCCATCAAGGCAGTCATCGGCCCCAACGGCGCGGGCAAGACCACCCTGTTCAACCTGGTGACGGGCTTTCTGGCCCCTCAGCAGGGGCGCATTGTCTATCAGGGCAAGGAAATCCAGGGACTCCCGGCCCATCGCATCGCCAGGCAGGGGATCGCCCGCACCTTTCAACTGGTGCAGCTCTTTAATCATTTGACAGTCCTGGAAAATGTTATGGTGGGGCGCCACCGTCTGAGCCGCTCCGGCCTCCTGGCCGGAGCCTTGCAGTTCCCCTGGACCCGGACCGAAGAAAGGCTGATCCGGTCTAAGGCCATGGAGGCCCTGGAGTTCGTGGGGCTGAGCGACCGGGCCCAACAGCCCGCCGCAATTCTTCCCCTGGGACTCAAGCGCATGCTGGAAATCGCCCGGGCCCTGGCTGCGGCCCCTGACTTACTCCTCCTGGATGAACCGGCTTCGGGGCTGGACGCGGTGGAAACCGAGCGTCTGAAAGACCTGATCCTTAACCTGCGGGACCAGGGCATCACCATCCTCCTGGTGGAGCACGATATGGGCCTCACCATGGAGGTAGCGGATGAAATCGCGGTCCTCAACTACGGCAAACTCATCGCCAACGGCCCACCCCGGGTCATTCAGAAAAACCCGGAGGTGATTGCCGCGTATCTTGGTACTGATTGGCAGGGATAA
- a CDS encoding ABC transporter substrate-binding protein, with protein sequence MVKLSRILIVAGLAITLLTAGLAWSAPEPIKIGTVLRLSIGAEHGTPSRRGVEMAVAEFNKAGGINGRPVELIVEDEKDSPAAAVNAVQKLINVDKVVAIVGPMTSGGMMAAGKTANEAKVVEISPTATTPKLSGYGDYIYRGCSRIDKQAQVLSDYVVKNWKPKTVAIFFSNEPYGKGCADLFTKFFEKNGIKVVATESFMRGSRDFKAQLTKIMATNPDFLFIPGYTPETAPAAAQARQLGMKQKILGVYGDMDPVYIQLAGPGAEGHVIGGEYDENYDTPKNKAFKKNYEELVKKNNDPYNIMFAALHYDATSMLLDGMKKDGPTADGIKKFLDNVKDYDGVTGKLSFNKEHDVVRAGTEGVYILEVKDGKYVIVK encoded by the coding sequence ATGGTGAAGTTGAGCAGAATCTTAATAGTAGCGGGTTTGGCTATTACCCTATTAACTGCCGGACTGGCCTGGAGTGCGCCCGAGCCCATCAAGATCGGCACCGTGCTCCGTTTGTCCATCGGCGCTGAACATGGCACCCCCTCTCGCCGGGGCGTGGAGATGGCGGTGGCCGAATTCAATAAAGCCGGCGGCATCAATGGCCGGCCGGTGGAACTCATTGTGGAAGATGAGAAAGACTCCCCAGCCGCCGCGGTGAACGCGGTGCAAAAACTCATTAACGTCGACAAAGTGGTGGCCATTGTCGGCCCCATGACTTCCGGCGGCATGATGGCCGCCGGCAAAACCGCCAACGAGGCCAAGGTAGTGGAAATCAGCCCCACCGCCACCACCCCTAAGCTCAGCGGCTACGGTGATTACATTTACCGAGGCTGTTCCCGCATCGACAAGCAGGCCCAGGTCCTGTCCGATTACGTGGTGAAAAACTGGAAGCCCAAGACCGTGGCCATTTTTTTCTCCAATGAACCCTATGGCAAGGGGTGCGCCGACCTCTTCACCAAATTCTTTGAAAAGAACGGCATCAAGGTGGTGGCCACGGAGTCTTTCATGCGGGGGTCCCGGGATTTCAAGGCCCAGCTCACCAAGATCATGGCCACCAACCCCGATTTCTTGTTCATCCCGGGTTATACCCCGGAAACCGCCCCCGCCGCGGCCCAGGCCCGGCAGTTGGGTATGAAACAGAAGATCTTGGGAGTCTACGGGGATATGGACCCGGTTTACATACAATTGGCCGGACCAGGGGCCGAGGGCCATGTCATCGGGGGCGAGTATGACGAAAACTATGACACCCCCAAAAATAAGGCTTTTAAAAAGAATTACGAAGAGTTGGTGAAGAAAAACAATGATCCCTATAACATCATGTTCGCGGCCCTCCATTACGATGCCACTTCCATGCTCCTGGATGGCATGAAGAAAGATGGGCCTACCGCTGACGGGATCAAAAAATTCTTAGACAACGTGAAGGACTATGACGGCGTTACCGGCAAGCTGTCGTTTAATAAAGAGCACGATGTGGTGCGGGCCGGGACGGAAGGGGTTTATATCCTGGAAGTCAAAGATGGCAAATACGTGATCGTGAAGTAA
- a CDS encoding AMP-binding protein yields MRHPEIEAMIRGELELLQLERLQSTLTRAYRQVKFYRRQFDRLGLNLDGIRSLSDLTRLPCTTREDLSENYPYGLFAVPLRDIVRILSSPGTTEKPLVVGYAAQDIKLWLELLARLYTAADITREDILQIILPQGLANWRRDLQAGAEYLGASVIPPATLNFAKELMVMRDYKTSVLVTTPPVARHLLTVMARMDLTPAELSLKKALLVASPLPEAVRREIEAGFQVTCATAYGITEVMGPGLAFSCGADGGLHFSEDHFYPEIIDPETGAPVPPGTQGELVITTLSTVAFPLVRFRSGDRTSLIQEPCACGRTLVRLGEIAGRTDPIFSVGGIKVHPDQIGALLAEALQGHPPKFSYRVVSEEGLEILDIELTVEEVFFSDEIKALECLCRRARRHLADHLGINARIILKEEAAR; encoded by the coding sequence ATGCGCCATCCGGAAATTGAGGCCATGATCCGCGGGGAATTGGAACTGCTCCAACTGGAGCGCCTCCAGAGCACCCTCACCCGGGCTTACCGCCAGGTGAAGTTCTACCGCCGCCAGTTCGACCGCTTAGGGTTGAACCTCGACGGTATCCGCAGCTTGAGTGATCTGACCCGGCTTCCCTGCACCACCCGGGAAGACCTGTCGGAGAACTACCCTTACGGCCTGTTCGCCGTGCCGCTCAGGGACATCGTCCGTATCCTCTCCTCCCCCGGCACCACGGAGAAGCCCCTGGTAGTAGGCTACGCCGCCCAGGACATCAAGCTCTGGCTGGAGTTGCTGGCTCGCCTTTACACCGCCGCGGACATCACCCGGGAAGACATCTTACAAATCATCCTGCCTCAAGGGTTGGCCAACTGGCGCCGGGACCTCCAGGCCGGGGCCGAATACCTGGGAGCCTCGGTGATCCCGCCGGCCACCCTCAATTTTGCCAAAGAACTCATGGTGATGCGGGATTACAAGACCTCGGTCCTGGTCACCACGCCCCCTGTGGCCAGGCACCTTTTGACGGTAATGGCCCGCATGGACCTGACCCCGGCGGAGCTGAGCCTGAAAAAGGCCCTATTGGTGGCGTCCCCGCTGCCTGAGGCGGTGCGCCGGGAGATCGAGGCGGGGTTCCAGGTCACCTGCGCTACGGCCTATGGCATCACGGAAGTAATGGGTCCGGGTCTGGCCTTCAGTTGCGGAGCCGATGGCGGCCTCCACTTTTCCGAGGACCATTTCTACCCGGAGATCATCGATCCCGAAACCGGCGCGCCAGTCCCGCCCGGCACCCAAGGGGAACTGGTGATCACCACCTTAAGCACCGTGGCCTTCCCCTTGGTCCGTTTCCGCAGCGGCGACCGCACTTCCCTCATTCAGGAACCCTGCGCCTGCGGCCGCACCCTGGTGCGCCTGGGCGAGATCGCCGGACGTACGGACCCCATTTTCTCTGTGGGCGGCATCAAGGTGCATCCGGATCAGATCGGCGCCCTGCTCGCCGAAGCCCTCCAGGGCCACCCGCCGAAATTCTCATACCGGGTGGTGTCTGAGGAAGGCCTGGAGATTTTAGATATCGAACTGACCGTGGAAGAAGTGTTTTTCTCCGACGAAATCAAGGCTCTGGAATGCCTGTGCCGCCGGGCCCGGCGTCATCTGGCGGACCACCTGGGCATTAACGCCCGGATAATTCTGAAGGAGGAAGCGGCCCGATAG